The stretch of DNA GGCGCTCGGCCATCGCCTCGAGGAGCGCCGCCTGGGTCTTGGGCGAGGTGCGGTTGATCTCGTCGGCGAGGACGAGTCCCGCGAAGATCGGGCCTGGGCGGAACTCGAAGGTGTTCGAGGAGCGGTTCCACAGCGAGACGCCGACGACGTCGGTCGGGAGCAGGTCCGGAGTGAACTGGATCCGGCCGAAGGTGACGTCGAGTGATTTCGCGAGGGCCTTGCCGAGGCTCGTCTTCCCGACGCCCGGCGCGTCCTCGACGAGGAGGTGACCCTCGGCGAGGAGACACACGAGCATGAGCCGGATCACGTCACGCTTGCCCTGGATGACCCGCTCGATGTTCGTCACGATGGCGTCGAACAGATCGGCGAAGCTCTCGCCCCGTGGGTTGGGTCTCGGTGCGCCGGGGCCGGGCGCGCCGGCCTCTGTGTCGACGGGCATCTGCGGTGGCATGGACACGGACGCGTTCCTCGGGGGTTCGGGAGGCACCGATCATACCGACGCACCGTGTGCTGTTCCGGGTCGGCGCCCTGGGCCGCTGCGGTAGTCTCGGCCCGGTGAGGACCGCTGTGGCCGCGATCGCGACGCGCCGAGACCTGTGGGTGACGGCGCTCGCCGTGGGTTGGCGACTCCGGCGTCGGCGATGGTGGATCCGGTTTCCGTTCCTGCCCGTGCCCGACTCGGGGTACCTGCGCCTGCGGGCGCTGACCGCGTACGGTGATCCGGACGCGCCGCCTGTACCGGCGGACGTCATCGCGTGGCTGGAGTGGTGCCGCGACGACGCCAGCCGGTAACGCCCGGAGCGGCGCGCCGGTCGCGACTAGCCTTCGCCGGATGGGCCGGGCCCTCGTGCTCAACGTGACAGACGAGCCACTCGGCGTCGTCGCGTCCCGGCGGGCGGCGGTCCTCGTGTTCGACGGCAAGGCCGACACGTTGCACGGGAGCGACGACGTGCTGCGCTCTGAGCGGATGGAGATCCCCGTCCCCTCTGTCGTGCGGCTCCGATACTACGTGCGCGTGCCGTACCAGTGGCGCGGCTCGATCAGCCGCCGCGGCGTCTTCGCCCGGGATGCGAACGCCTGCCAGTACTGCGGGGCGCGGGCGGACTCGATCGACCACGTCCGTCCACGCAGCCGTGGTGGTGCCCACACATGGGAGAACGTCGTGGCGGCGTGTCGCCCGTGCAACGCCCACAAGCGCGATCGCCTGTTGCCCGAGACGAACATGCGGCTGCGACGGGTGCCGGCCGCTCCACCGCGCTCGATGCGGGTGGTTCTGGCTCTGGGTGACGTCCCCGCATCGTGGGAGCCCTACCTGCCAGGGTGCGACCCGGCCCTGTCGGCGTGAGCGTGGCGGTCCCGTGACGTCGCGGGCGCGCTGGGAGGTCTCCTTCGCACGGGGTTCGGCCGCCGAGCTGCACGCGCTCGAGGTGCCGGTGTCGCCGGGCCGCGTTCTGCGGGTCTGCGAGCCGGTGCGTCCAGCGGTCGTACTGGGTAGTTCGCAGTCCCCGGAGCTCGTCGACGCTGCGGCGGCGGATGCAGCCGGCGTCGAGGTCGCCCGGCGCCGAAGTGGCGGCGGAGCGGTCCACGTGACTCCCGGCGCCGACGTGTGGCTCGACATCGTCGTGCCGGCGGGCGACCCGTTGGCGGTCGACGACGTCGGACGGGCCTTCTGGTGGCTCGGCGAGGTGTGTGCGGGGGTCGTGGCGGGCACGGGCGTGACGCCCCGGATTCACCGGGGTGGATGGGAACCCGGACCGGCGGGTCGGCTCGTGTGCTTCGCGGGCCTCGGTCCCGGCGAGGTGACCGTGGCGGGTCGCAAGGTCGTCGGCATCTCCCAGCGCCGCACGCGGGCGTGGTCCCGCCTGTCGGTGTCGGTGCTCACCCGTTGGGAGCCGTCCGTGCTCGAGGCGGTGCTGGTCGGTCTGCCGACGGGCGATCCCGGTCCGCTCGCCGACGTGGCCGTGGGCCTCGACGGGCCACGGGATCATCTCCGCGACGCCCTGGTGGAGGCCGTCACCTCGCTGTGACCTTCACGGCTCCCGGGTGGAGCCATCGGTCCGAGGGTGGGGGGAGCGGTCGCGTCGGTGGGCTTCCCCGCCTGAGCTCTCGCGCTTCGAGCGCGAATTTTCGCGCTCTGCGTGTGCCGATGGGCCGCGTGGGGAGCTTTTTGGTTGACGTGTGGGGGATTAGGGCGTAGTGTGGGGACTCGTGGGGAGATAGGGAGAGAAGGTCGTCTGTCGTGACAACAGACCGAGCGCGACGAGAACGAGCACTCACGTCGACGTCACCGACAGGCGACGCCGGCACCCCTGCTCCGGGACCACGGACGGATCGATACACGGGACGACAGACGGAAGAGCACGGTGTTCGTCGGATTTCTGGGAACGCACGAGCGGTCGCTGGACGACAAGGGTCGTCTCGCGTTGCCGGTCCCGTTCCGGTCCCATCTCGGCGACACCTGCTTCGCCACACGGGCGCCGGGAGCGGCCTGCCTCGGCGTGTGGACGGCGGAGGACTTTCAGAGAACGCTCGGTCGGCTCCGGGAGAGGGTTCGCAACGGCGAAGCCTCGACGAACCAGCTCCGCCGGTTCGCCGCGGGTGCCGCCGAGCTACGTCAGGACTCCCAGGGTCGTGTGGTGCTGCCCTCGCACCTGAGGGACGCGGTCGGGCTCGATCGCGAGGTCATGGTCATCGGCGCGGGGGACCGCGTCGAGGTCTGGGACCCGCAGCGTTGGACAGAGGTCCACGACGCGGCCGAGGACGCTGCCGACGACGGCAACTGGATGTGATGCAACCGATGACGACGACGAGAAAGGAGGAATCAGCGGTCCAATCCGTGATGCAGGGGCCAACGTGGTCTCGCTCATGGGCAGTCTCCCGGTCGACAGGATGGAAGGCCCCTACTCCGCCCGCTTGCCATCTAGCTCGATCGGGGAGAAATCCCGACGTGCGCCAGTTGGCCGGGAGACTGCCGATGAGCCGAGGCCCGCGCGGCGGAGAGCACCTCGAACAGTGAACTCGACGACGTTCGAACACGAACCGGTCATGGTGGCCGAGGTCATCGAGGTGCTCACCGCCGGGCCTGCGGGCACGATCCTCGACGCGACGGTCGGCGGCGCCGGGCACGCCACGGCCCTCCTGGAACAACGCGAGGATCTCCGCCTCGTCGGCCTCGACCGTGATCCCTCCGCGGTCGGGGCCGCAGCGGACCGTCTGGCGGTGTTCGGCGATCGCGCCGTGGTCGTCCATCGCCGTTTCGACGAACTCGACAGTGCACTCGATGCCCTCGGGGTGGACCGGATCGCCGGCGTGCTGTTCGATCTCGGCGTGAGTTCCCCTCAGCTCGACAGGGGTGAACGCGGGTTCTCCTACAGGCAGTCCGGACCGCTCGACATGCGAATGGATCCGACAGCAGGCCGCGACGCCGCGGCAATCGTGAACGAGGCGGACGCCGAGGAGCTGCGGTCTCTGCTCGTCGCCGGTGGCGACGAGCGTTTCGCCCGGCGGATCGCCGCGGCGATCGTCGCCGCCCGGCCCATCGCCGACACCACCGAACTCGCCGAGACCGTCGTCACCGCCATTCCGGCGGCGGCGCGCCGCGGACGCCACCCCGCTCGCCGGACCTTCCAGGCCATCCGGATCGCGGTCAACGACGAGCTGGCCGCTCTGTCCGCGGCGCTCACCATGGCCATCACCCGACTCGCCCCCGGTGGGCGCGGTGTCGTGATCTCCTACCACTCCGGCGAGGACCGCATCACCAAGCGCATCCTGCGCGACGCCGAGACCGGCGGCTGCGAGTGTCCCTCGGCGCTGCCGTGCGTGTGTGGAGCCGTCCCGACCGTGAAGCTCCTCGGGCGCCGCGGGCGTCGCCCCGGCGACGACGAGGTCGCCCGGAACCGTCGGTCCCAGTCAGCGCGGCTCCGCGCATTCGAGAGATTGGCCGCAACATGACGCCGACACGTACGCGTACAGCGGCGGTCCCCGATCGGCGGGCATCGACCGCCGCCGCTCCACTCCGCCGCCCCGACCCGCGTCCCGAACGCCATGGCGTACGTCCCGCACGGGCGCCCCGCCGCGACAGCACCCGCCTGGTGGGGGTCGTCGGCGTGGTCTCGGTGATCGTCGTTCTCATCGGCCTCTTCGGCATGGCGGCGTTCCACGCCGTGATCATCGAGGGCCAGCGTGACCTCGAGAGACTCGACGCCCACGCCGTGGAACTGCGCGCCGAGAACGACCGACTCGAAGTCGAAGTGGCGGCTCTGCTCGCCCCGGGCCGCATCGAGGCCGAGGCCAAGGCGCGGCTCGGCATGGTCGACCCCACCGATGTGACCTACCTCGCTCCCGTCCCTGCGGGCTCCGCGGTCCCGGGCGGGCAGTGACGCGGTGGACACCCGTCGACTCCCCGGCCCCGCGCGGCGCGCCGCCACGGCCACCGGATCACGGTCCGGACGTGTCGTCCGTCCGGCCTTCGCGCTCGTACGGGTCCGTCGACGGCTCTTCGCGGTGGGTGCGATCGTCGTCATCGTCGCCGGGGTACTGAGTTGGCGGCTGGCCGATCTCCAGCTACGCCATCCTGAGCGGTACGTCGAGTTCGGCCAGAGCCAGCGAACGGAGACCATCGCCATCCCCGGTGCACGCGGGGACGTCCGTGACCGCAACGGCCAGCTTCTCGCGACGTCACTGGATCAGGCAGCCGTGTGGGCCGACCCCCGCTTCGTGGGCGACCCGGTGACGGAGGCGGCGCTGCTCGCACCGGTGCTCGGCCTGGACCCGACCGCGCTCGCCGTGGACCTCGCCGCCGATTCGCGTTTCGTCTATCTGAGTCGCCAGGTGCCCGACGACGTCGTGGCTCAGGTCGAAGCGCTCGACCTCGACGGCATCTACACGTGGCCCGAGCCGAAGCGCTTCAACCCGGCAGGCGAATCGCTCGCCGGGTCGGTCGTGGGCCAGGTCGGTGTCGACAACGTCGGGCTGAGTGGAGTCGAGCTCGCGTACGACGAGATCCTGAGGGGAGCCGCCGGCGAACTCTCCTTCGAGCGTGATGCCCAGGGACGGGCGATCCCCGTCGCTCCCAGCGACCTCGAGCCGGCGCACCGCGGTGCCGACGTGCACCTGACGATCGACGGGTCCCTGCAGTTCGAGGCCGAGCAGGTTCTGCTGGCCCAGGTGGAGGAGATGGACGCCGCCGGTGGCGTCGTCGTGATCACCGTGCCGTCGACGGGGGAGATCCTCGCGATCGTCAACGTCGAGCGCGACGAGGAGACCGGTGAGCCGGTCGTGTCCAACGAGAACCGGGCGATCACCTGGGCCTACGAGCCGGGCTCGGTGATGAAGGCACTGACGTTCGCAGGTGTGCTCGACTCGGGTATCGCCAACCCCGATTCGGTCAAGGACGTACCCGACTCGATCGTGTTGTACGACGACACCTTCTCGGATCACTCCGGTCATCCGATCGAGGAATGGTCGGTCTCCGACATCGTGACCCGGTCCTCCAACGTCGGCTCCATTCTCTGGGCCCAGGAGCTCGGCGGGGCGCGCCTCGACGACTACCTGCGGGGATTCGGGCTCGGCGCTGCGACCGGCGTCGGTCTGCCGGGGGAGACGCCGGGCATCGTTCTGCCGCTCGACCAGTGGTCGGGGACGACGATCGGCACTGTCCCCATCGGCCAGGGGATCTCCGTGACCCCGCTGCAGATGCTGGCGGGCCTGAACGCCATCGCGAACGGCGGGGTCTACGTGCCGCCGACGATCGTCTCGGCGGTGGTGGAAGCCGACGGGACCCGTCACCAGCCCGCGGTCGCCGAGGGTCGCCGTGTGGTGGGTGAGGCCGCGGCCGCCCAGATGCGGACCATCCTGACACGGGTGGTCGACGAGGGAACCGGACAACTCGCCGCCGTGGAGGGCTACGCGGTCGCCGGCAAGACGGGGACGGCGTGGAAGCCGCTTCCCGGGGGCGGCTACGAGGACGGCGCAGGCAACTTCACGTACGTGACGACGTTCGCGGGGTTCCTGCCCGCCGACGACCCGCAGATCTCGATCATCGTCGTCATCGACGAACCCTCCGCCAGCATCTACGCGAGTTTCGCATCGGCACCACCGTTCGCGGAACTGGCGCGCTACACCCTGCGGCATCTGCGGATACCGCCCACCGGTGGTGTGGTCGCCGACATCCCCACTCCCGAGCCGGTCGCTGATCCGGCCCCCGACGCCCTGGCGGTGGGTGTGGCGGAGGGCCCCGCCACCGACGGTGAGCTCGAGGAGGCATCCGGTGCGGGACCGTGAGGTGCGTCTCGCCGATCTCGCTGACGCGGTGGGTGGCCGTGTCGTCGGCGACGGGGATGTCCACGTCCGCGACATCGCGACCGACTCGCGCGAGGTCCGGCACGGGGACCTCTTCGTGTGCGTCCCGGGACACACCGTCGACGGCCACGATTTCGCCGCAGGTGCGGTGGCCGGCGGGGCGGTGGCTCTCGTCGCCGAACGTCCGGTGGCGACGGAGGTCGCAACCATCATGGTCGACTCCGTACGTGCCGTGGTCGGGCCCCTCGCTGCGGCGTTCTTCGACCACCCGTCCCGCGACCTCACAGTGGTCGGAGTCACCGGGACGAACGGGAAGACGACGGTCACACACCTTGTCGCAGCCGCTGCCCGCGGTGGCGGCCACAGCGCAGTCGCTCTCGGGACCCTCTCGGGTCTCCGCACGACCCCGGAGGCCGTCGAACTCCAGCGCAACCTCGATCGCATGCGGGGCCAGGGTGTCGGGGTCGTCGCCCTCGAGGTCTCCTCGCACGCCCTGGCGCAGGGTCGCGTCGCAGGGACCCGTTTCGCAGTCTCGGTGTTCACCAACCTCTCACCCGAGCACCTCGACTACCACCGGACGATGGACGACTACGAGGCAGCGAAGGCGCGCCTGTTCGACCCTTCGCTGTCGCAGGCGGCGGTCGTGAACACCGACGACCCCGCCGGCCGTCGCATCGTGGCGCGCCTGGCGATCCCGTGCGTCGAGGTGTCGCCCTCGGCGACCACCGGCGTGTCGTCGGGGCCCGGGTCGACCTCGATGGACTGGCGCGGTGGATCCCTCGAGGTTCCCCTGGGAGGTTCGTTCATGGTGGCCGACGCCCTGCTGGCCGCCGAGGCCGCACTCCTGTGCGGCGTCGACGAGGCCGCCGTCCGCGCCGGCCTCCGTTCCGTCGCCGCCGTCCCGGGTCGCTTCGAGGTGGTCGCTGACGGAGCCGACGGCGCCCTCGTGATCGTGGACTACGCCCACACGCCCGACGCGTTGGCGACGACGCTCGACTCGGCACGCTCGTTCGCCCCGGGGCGCCTCACTGTCGTCTTCGGCTGCGGTGGGGATCGCGACACCGCCAAGCGTCCGGTGATGGGCGACATCGCGGCCCGGCGTGCGGACCGGGTGGTGATCACCAGCGACAACCCCCGCACCGAGAACCCCGCAGCCATCGCGGCCGCGATCCTCGACGGCGTCGACGAGAACCATCGACCTCACGTAGAGGTCGAGCTCGATCGCCGACGGGCGATTTCCATCGCCCTCGACGATGCCGGAGTCGGCGACGTCGTGGTCGTCGCCGGGAAGGGCCACGAGACCACCCAGGACATCGGTGGCGTGGTGACCCCATTCGACGACCGTGCCGTGGTGGCATCGCTGCTGGCCCCGGGGGAGGGCGCGCCGTGATCCGCCTGCTCCTGGCCGCGGGCCTGTCCCTGACGTTCTCGTTGGTGGGAACCCGCTTCCTCATCGACTGGTTGAGGCGTCACCGGATCGGTCAGCCCATCCGCGCCGACGGACCTGACGGTCACCACGTGAAAGCCGGTACGCCGACGATGGGCGGTGTCGCGATCGTGGGAGGTGCAACCCTCGCCTATGTCATCTCGGACTACTACAACGGCATCTACACCCGCACGGGACTCCTCGTCATGGCGGCGATCGTCTGCGCGGCGGGGGTCGGCCTCCTCGACGACTGGATCAAGGTCTCGCGCGAGCGCAACCTCGGCCTCACCAAGAGCTCGAAGATCGTCGGCCTCGTGAGCGTCGCCGTCGGCTGGTCGATCCTCATGGTCACCTTCACCGACGTGCACACCGAGCTCTCGTTCACCCGCCACGATTCGATCGACATCGACCTGGGTCCCGTGGGTTGGGTGATCTGGTCTTCGTTGCTCATTCTGGCAACAGCCAACGCCGTGAATCTCACCGACGGCCTCGACGGGCTGGCCGGTGGCTCGTCGCTGTTCGGCTACGCGGCGTTCGTCGTCATCAGCTTCTGGGCCTTCCGCAACCAGTCGATCTATGACATCCCCCATGCTCTGGACCTCGCCGTGGTGGCTGCGGCGATGCTCGGGGCGTGCGCCGGCTTCCTGTGGTGGAACGCGGCTCCCGCACGGATCTTCATGGGCGACACCGGGTCGCTGGCACTCGGGACGGGGCTCGCGTGCATGGCGCTGGCGACCAACACCCAGCTCCTGTTGCCGATCATCGGCGCTCTGTTCGTGGCCGAGACGCTCTCGGTGATCATCCAGGTGGCGAGCTTCCGGATCTTCGGTCGGCGGGTGTTCCGGATGGCCCCCATCCATCACCATTTCGAACTTCTCGGCTGGCACGAGACCTGGGTCATCATCCGCTTCTGGTTGGTGGCGGGCTTCGCCACCGCACTCGCCCTCGGGCTCTACTACGCCGACTTCATCTCGACGGGGGCGGCGGATTGAGCCGGGCACTCGTCGTCGGGTTCGGTGTGACCGGCCGGGCGGTCACACGGGCGCTCGTTCGACGCGGCCACGACGTCGTGGCTGTCGACGACGCCCCATCGGCCCGGATGGCCGCCGATGCCGCGGCGGATGCAGTCGAACTCGTGGCGTCGCCGTCGCCAGGGGCCCTGGGAGCGCTCGTCGCCGACGCGGACCTGTTCGTGCCGAGCCCGGGGATCCCCGAGTGTCACGCGGCGTTCGCGCTCGCCGAGGCACGGGGGCTCGCCGTCACCTCGGAGCTGGACCTGGCGACGGACTGGGACAGCCGGCCCGTGCTGGCGGTGACGGGGACGAACGGAAAGACGACGGTCACCGACCTGCTCGTGTCGATCCTCGAGGCGACCGGTCTGGGGGTCGTCGCGGCCGGCAACACGGATGTACCGCTCGTGGCGGCCATCGACGATGCGGCCGTCGACCTGTTCGTCGTGGAGGCATCGTCGTTCCGGCTCGCGCCGACGACGCGGTTCGCCCCCGCGGTCGCGACCTGGCTCAACTTCGCGCCCGACCACCTCGACGTGCACCGGAGCCTGGAGGTCTACGAGAGGTCGAAGGCAAAGGTGTTCGCCCGGGCGGGAGCGTGCGTCGGCAACCTGGACGATCCGGTCGTGGCCGCGCACCTCGCCGCTGTGAACGTGCCCGTCGTCGGCTTCGGGGTCGGCGCCGGAGCAGGCGGAGGTGCCGCGGCGGTGACCGTGGCCGGCGGTGATCTGACGGTGCACGGCCGATCGCTCTTGGCGGTGTCGGAACTGTGGCGGTCTCTGCCCCACGACATCGCGAATGCGATGGCTGCCGTCGCGACCATCGAAGCGGCGGCCGCCGCCGGGGTCGTGACCGTCTCCGAGTCGGTGATGGCCGGGGCGCTGCGTGGATTCGTCGGCCAGCCCCACCGGGTGGCGCTCGTCGCCGAGGTGGGCGGCGTCCGGTGGTACGACGACTCGAAGGCGACGACCCCCCACGCCGTGTTGGCCGCGCTCGCCGGCTTCGAATCCGTGGTGCTCATCGCCGGCGGCCGCGACAAGGGGGTTGATCTGGCGCCGCTTCTCGAGGGGGCGGCATCCATCAAGGCCGTCGTCGGCCTCGGCGAGGCCGGACCCGCGGTCGTCGGGCACTTCGATGGACTGCGGCCGACGGTGCTCGCTGCCGACATGGCCGCCGCCGTGGGTCACGCCGCCGAGCTCGCGGAGCCCGGTGACGTCGTTCTGTTGTCGCCCGCCTGCGCGTCCTTCGACCAGTACGCCGACTACAGCGCTCGTGGTGACGACTTCACCGCACGCGTCCACCGACTCTCCGAGGGGCAATGATGGCCGCCGTCACGACCAGACCACGCCGACCGGCCGGGCTCGCCCGACCAGCGGGACGCCGTTCGGGGACCTTCGTCTCGCTGTTCCTGCTCGTGCTGCTGTTGAACCTCATCGGTCTGGTGATGGTGCTGTCGGCCTCTTCGGTGACCTCGCTCGACGACAACGGCTCGAGCTGGTTCCACTTCCAGCGTCAGGCCATCTGGTCGTGTCTCGCCTTCGTCGCCCTGATGGTCACGATGCGCGTCGACTACCACCGCTGGCGCCACCTCGCCCGTCCGTTCCTGGTCGTGACGGTCGGACTCCTGCTCGTCGTGCTCCTGCCCGGTCTGGGTGTGAGCGCCAACGGGGCGTCCCGCTGGATCCAGATCGGTCCCATCACGATCCAGCCGTCCGAGCTGGCGAAGCTCGGCATCGTCGTCTTCTCCGCGGACCTGCTCGCGCGGCGTGCGCCGAGTCTGCACCGCAGCGTCGCGGGGCTGCGCCCGATCGTGGTCGTCGTCGCGATACTCGCCGGGCTCATCCTGCTGCAGCCGAGTCTCGGCGCGGCGATCATCGTCGGCGCGATCGCATTCGGGGTCATGTTCGTGGCCGGCGTGCGGTTCCTTCCCCTCGCGGCCACCGCGCTCGCGAGCATGGGGCTCGCCACGGCGCTGTCGATGTCCGCGAGCTACCGCCGCGACCGGGTCTTCGCCTTCCTCGACCCGTGGGACGACCCCCTCAACACCGGCTACCAGACCATCCAGTCCCTCGTCGGCATCGCTTCCGGCGGACTGTCGGGGACCGGCCTCGGGACCGGGCGCGCCAAGTTCGGCTACCTCCCCTTCGCCCACACGGACTTCATCTTCGCCGTGGTCGCCGAGGAACTCGGCTGGCTGGGAGCGACGTTCGTGATCGCGCTGTTCGTCGGACTCGCGATCGTCGGAATCCGCATCTCGATGCAGTCCCGCGACCTGTTGGGAACGCTGCTCGCAGCCGGCGTCACGACGTGGTTGACGCTGCAGGCGTTCATCAACATCGGTGCCGTCGTCGGGCTGTTGCCGGTGACGGGGGTCTCGCTCCCGTTCCTGTCCTTCGGTGGTTCGGCGCTGGTGGTCAACATGGCCGCAATCGGCATCGTGCTCAACGTCGCCCGCCAGGGCAGGGTCGCCTCGTGACCGCGCCGATCTGGGCGGTCGTGGCGGGTGGTGGCACGGCCGGCCACGTGTTCCCCGGTATCGCGATCGGCCGGGCTCTCGTGGCGGCCGGGCATCCGCCGGAGTCGATCCACTTCGTCGGCAGCCGTCGCGGTGTCGACAGCGACCTGGTCCCCGCGGCGGGCTTCGATCTGACCGTGCTGCCCGGTCGGGGCATCCGACGTCGGCTCACCTTCGACAACGTCGCAGCGATCACGGGTCTGGCTCGTGGGCTGTGGCAGGCCCATCGTCTGCTCGGTCGTCTCCGCCCCCGCGTGGTGATCTCGCTCGGTGGCTACGCCTCCGTGCCCTGTGCCGTTGCGGCGCTCCTGCGCCGCATCCCCGTGGTGGTCGCCGAGCAGAACGCCGTACCCGGTGCCGCGAACCGTCTCGTCGCCCGCTGGGCGCGCGCCTGTGCCGTCTCCTTCGCCGGTACGGACCTGCCGCGCTCGGTTCTGACGGGGAACCCGGTGCGTGAGGAGATCCTCGCCGTGGACCGGTCCGCAGGGCGTGCCGCGGCACGCACCCGGCTCGAAGTCCCCGTCGACCGGCATCTGATCGTCGTCTTCGGGGGTTCGCTCGGGGCCCGCCGCGTCAACCGGGCCACGGTCGACGCCTGTCGGATCCTCGCCGGACGGGGAGACCTGGCGGTCCGCCACATCGTCGGGGACCGTGACTGGGAGGAGGTCGCGGAGTCGGTCGTCGACGAGGGTGCCCTGACCCGTCGGCTCGTGCGTTTCGAGAACGACATGGCGAGCGTCTTCGCGGCTGCCGATCTCGTCGTCTGTCGGGCCGGTGCCACCTCGGTCGCGGAGCTGACCGTCACCGGCACGCCGTCGGTGCTCGTCCCCCTACCGGGCGCACCGGGTGACCACCAGAGCGCCAATGCCCGGGCGGTCGAGCGGACGGGTGGTGCGGTGGTAGTGCCCGACGAAGAACTCGACGGGCCCCGGCTCGCGGAGCTCATCACCACCCTCCTGGGCGACCCGGACCGCCTGGCGACCATGGGTGCAGCAGCCGCGTCCATGGCACACCGTGACGCGGCGGCCGCAGTCGCCCGTCTGGCTGAGGAGTACGCCCGTGCGTGACGCCGTCCGCCTCGACCTCGACCCGACGCATCGGCTGCGTGTCCATCTCGTCGGCATCGGTGGGGCCGGCATGAGCGCCATCGCGACGGTGCTCGCAACTCTGGGCCATGAGGTGACCGGCAGCGACCTGCGGACGTCGCGATCGCTCGAGAGCCTCCGGGCCCGCGGCATCGACGTGCGCGTCGGTCACGACGCCTCGGCTGTGGCCGGGGTGGACGTCGTCACCAGGTCGACCGCGGTGCCCGATCACAACGTCGAGGTCGTCGCCGCGCGCGAAGCCGGGATTCCCGTTCTGTCGCGGGCCGAGGTCCTGGCGGCCCTCACCCTCCTTCGACCGACTCTGGCGGTCGCAGGTACCCATGGGAAGACGACGACCTCGTCGATGACGGCACTGGCGCTGCGTCACGCCGGCCTGGACCCCTCCTTCATCATCGGTGGCGACGTGAACGAGATCGGCTCCGGGGCCCACTGGGGCGGTGACGACGGCTGGTTCGTGGTGGAGGCCGACGAGAGTGACGGGACCTTCCTCGCACTCGATGCCGGCGCCGCCATCGTGACGAGCGTCGAGCCTGACCACCTCGAGCACTGGGGTGGGTTCGACGCGTTGAGCGACGCCTTCGGTGAGTTCCTCGCGCGCGTCGACGGACCCCGGATCGTCTACGCCGACGACCCGGGCGCAGCCGCGGTCGCCGAGCGGGTGGGTGCGTTGACCTACGGCGTGTCGGCCGATGCCGACGTCCGTCTCGTGGATCGCCGGGCCCGCCGTACGGGTTCGTCGTTCCGGCTGGAGCGCGCCGGCCAACTCCTCGCCGAGGTGACCATTCCCCTCCCCGGGCTGCACAACGCTCTGAACGCGACCGCAGCGCTCGTGGCCGCGACCGAGCTCGGAGCCGACGTGGATGCCGTCGTCGAGGCGCTCGGCCGTTTCGCCGGGGTGGCGCGTCGCTTCGAGCATCGCGGCACCGCCGGCGGAGTCACCTTCGTCGACGACTACGCGCATCTGCCGACAGAGGTCGCGGCGACCCTCGAGGCCGCACGCGGCGGCGGGTGGGACCGGATCGTGTGTGTCTTCCAACCGCACCGGTTCAGCCGCACCGAGACCCTCGCGGCGACCTTCGCCGACGCATTCGGTGACGCCGACCGCATCGTCGTGACGGACGTGTACGGCGCAGGGGAGAAACCCCGACCCGGTGTCACGGGCAAGTTGATCGTCGACGCGGTTCTCGACGCACACCCGCGGGCCGATGTCGCATGGCTTCCCCACCGCGGCGATCTCACGGACTACCTCACCCGGCGACTACGGCCCGGCGACCTGTGCCTCACGTTGGGCGCGGGCGACCTCCCTTCGATGGCCGATGTCGTCGCGGCCCAGCTGGAGCAGCGATGACGGCTCTCGACGAGGTCGCGGGTCGGCTCGACGAGGCGCTCGGCGCCGGTCGGGTCCGACGGCGTGTGGACATCGGAACCCTGACCACCTACCGGGTCGGTGGAGCAGCGGAGGTCTTCGTGGAGCTCGACTCGGAGGAGGAACTCCTGGCCGTGGCCTCCGCGGTGGAGGACGTTCGTTGCGCCGGTGGTGATGTCGCGGTACTGGTCGTGGGGCGGGGCTCGAACCTGCTCG from Acidimicrobiales bacterium encodes:
- the murG gene encoding undecaprenyldiphospho-muramoylpentapeptide beta-N-acetylglucosaminyltransferase: MTAPIWAVVAGGGTAGHVFPGIAIGRALVAAGHPPESIHFVGSRRGVDSDLVPAAGFDLTVLPGRGIRRRLTFDNVAAITGLARGLWQAHRLLGRLRPRVVISLGGYASVPCAVAALLRRIPVVVAEQNAVPGAANRLVARWARACAVSFAGTDLPRSVLTGNPVREEILAVDRSAGRAAARTRLEVPVDRHLIVVFGGSLGARRVNRATVDACRILAGRGDLAVRHIVGDRDWEEVAESVVDEGALTRRLVRFENDMASVFAAADLVVCRAGATSVAELTVTGTPSVLVPLPGAPGDHQSANARAVERTGGAVVVPDEELDGPRLAELITTLLGDPDRLATMGAAAASMAHRDAAAAVARLAEEYARA
- the murC gene encoding UDP-N-acetylmuramate--L-alanine ligase, producing the protein MRDAVRLDLDPTHRLRVHLVGIGGAGMSAIATVLATLGHEVTGSDLRTSRSLESLRARGIDVRVGHDASAVAGVDVVTRSTAVPDHNVEVVAAREAGIPVLSRAEVLAALTLLRPTLAVAGTHGKTTTSSMTALALRHAGLDPSFIIGGDVNEIGSGAHWGGDDGWFVVEADESDGTFLALDAGAAIVTSVEPDHLEHWGGFDALSDAFGEFLARVDGPRIVYADDPGAAAVAERVGALTYGVSADADVRLVDRRARRTGSSFRLERAGQLLAEVTIPLPGLHNALNATAALVAATELGADVDAVVEALGRFAGVARRFEHRGTAGGVTFVDDYAHLPTEVAATLEAARGGGWDRIVCVFQPHRFSRTETLAATFADAFGDADRIVVTDVYGAGEKPRPGVTGKLIVDAVLDAHPRADVAWLPHRGDLTDYLTRRLRPGDLCLTLGAGDLPSMADVVAAQLEQR